In the genome of Opitutia bacterium KCR 482, one region contains:
- a CDS encoding glutamate synthase subunit beta, which produces MSSEFLNIPRLNAGYREGRTADFDEVEIHPTLEQAEVQATRCMGCGIPFCHGAGCPLGNSIQEFNKAVREKRMRDAYYVLSETSPFPEFTSRVCPALCEAACCAGLSSDPVSIRQIEYNIIENAFRKGYVEPYKPYRHTGMRVAVVGSGPSGLAAADALNRCGHEVVVFERNDNFGGLLRYGIPDFKLKKSAVERRIDVLSSSGILFEGGVEIGSDISAEYLRRKFDAVCLCLGTQVPRGLGENVAGRNLDGVHFALEFLTSQNRVNSGEIDEPTVSAKDKRVLIVGGGDTGSDCMGTAFRQGAKSVVQVEIMPEPPAERHSSTPWPDWPYKLRTSSSHLEGGTRMWAVNVKEIHGKAGAVKSASLVACDWAFDSLGRPKSFTERPNSKFKIEADLILLSMGFTGVDTRGIVDSLGVMLSPRSMIKVDENFSTNIEGVFAAGDSVSGPSLVVRAIQSGKNLARSVDLYLKNLIK; this is translated from the coding sequence ATGTCGTCCGAATTCTTAAACATACCGCGCCTGAACGCGGGCTATCGGGAGGGGCGCACGGCGGACTTCGACGAGGTCGAAATCCACCCGACTCTCGAACAGGCGGAAGTTCAGGCAACACGCTGCATGGGCTGCGGCATTCCGTTCTGCCACGGAGCGGGGTGCCCTCTCGGAAACTCGATTCAGGAGTTCAACAAAGCCGTCCGCGAAAAACGCATGCGAGACGCCTACTATGTGCTCTCCGAAACGTCGCCTTTCCCCGAGTTCACATCTCGCGTGTGCCCCGCCCTGTGCGAGGCGGCATGTTGCGCGGGCTTGTCGTCCGATCCCGTTTCGATTCGGCAGATTGAATACAACATCATCGAAAACGCCTTCCGCAAGGGATACGTAGAGCCGTACAAACCGTACAGGCACACGGGCATGCGCGTGGCGGTCGTCGGCTCCGGGCCTTCGGGGCTGGCGGCGGCGGACGCGCTCAACCGCTGCGGGCACGAGGTCGTTGTGTTCGAGCGCAACGACAATTTCGGCGGACTCCTCCGCTACGGCATTCCCGACTTCAAGCTCAAAAAGAGCGCCGTAGAAAGGCGAATCGACGTGCTGTCGTCGTCGGGGATTTTGTTTGAGGGCGGCGTGGAAATAGGCTCGGACATTTCCGCCGAATACCTGCGCCGAAAATTCGACGCCGTGTGCCTCTGTCTCGGCACGCAGGTTCCGCGCGGACTGGGCGAAAACGTCGCGGGGCGCAACCTCGACGGCGTGCATTTCGCGCTCGAATTTCTCACTTCGCAAAACCGCGTAAACAGCGGCGAAATCGACGAGCCGACAGTTTCGGCAAAAGACAAACGCGTGCTGATTGTCGGCGGCGGCGACACGGGTAGCGACTGCATGGGTACGGCGTTTCGACAGGGGGCGAAATCGGTCGTGCAGGTGGAAATCATGCCCGAACCGCCCGCCGAACGCCACAGCTCCACGCCGTGGCCGGACTGGCCGTACAAGCTCAGAACTTCGAGCAGCCACTTGGAGGGCGGCACGCGCATGTGGGCGGTCAACGTCAAGGAAATACACGGCAAGGCGGGCGCGGTTAAGTCGGCGTCGCTTGTCGCGTGCGACTGGGCTTTCGACTCTCTCGGACGCCCCAAATCTTTCACCGAACGCCCCAATTCCAAATTCAAAATCGAGGCGGATTTGATTCTGCTTAGCATGGGATTTACGGGTGTCGATACGCGCGGAATCGTGGACAGCCTCGGCGTAATGCTCTCGCCGCGCTCGATGATTAAAGTGGACGAAAATTTCTCGACAAACATAGAGGGCGTTTTCGCGGCGGGAGACTCCGTAAGCGGGCCGTCGCTTGTTGTTCGGGCTATCCAGTCGGGAAAAAATCTCGCCCGCAGTGTTGACTTGTACCTGAAAAATTTGATAAAGTGA
- the gltB gene encoding glutamate synthase large subunit, with protein sequence MQRIQNSYYPQPQGLYNASNEHDACGVGMVADINGVKKHSIVDNGVQILERLMHRGAVGGDSQTGDGAGIMVQIPDEFFRAQISGLPKAGEYAVGMIFLPREEDLAQKCRAVVEAAVAEEGMSIIAWRKVPVDESAIGGVALSTCPRIEQVFVSGRGERSEADFERALYILRRVIEKNIDAKTSAGDTFYVCTLSCRTIVYKGLLNAPQLKAFYPDLADKTFKSAIALVHQRYSTNTFPTWQLAQPFRYLAHNGEINTLRGNINQMRSRETHFESPLFGENISKVIPVIRENQSDSACLDNAVELYASAGRSLAHTMLMLVPQAWGKNFYVSKDIAGFFEYNSGVSEPWDGPAALAFTDGTKAGALLDRNGLRPARYTICSDGLFVLASETGVLDIPENLVLRRGKLGAGEMIYLDLEKHRILFDKEIKTLVARAKPYRRWVDDNRITLSGIFESVPDPIVGENLIQRQKLFGYTAEDMDMILRPMAENGQEPNGSMGNDAALAVLSDKAQLLYDYFKQLFAQVTNPPIDPIREQLVMSLMTYIGNQGNTLVELPSHAHLLKLPHPILANRDVNCICTSKVENFQARRILAEFSAAGGAHGLELALDKICAEAEQAVRDGKSVIILSDKNLSYGHAPIPMLLAVAAVNRHLVEKNMRTSAGIVAETGEAREIAHFCLLLGYGATAINPYLAIESIANMVEEGRIKNIDAAGAVANYIKAICKGILKVMSKMGISTLRSYRQAQVFEAVGLGADLVDKYFAPTASRVGGIGLTEIASESLARYHNAHYPKPNFENVLENAGKYKFKKDGEHHLWTPQTITLLQRAVRENDEAKYREYANFINDQSHHLCTLRGLFKFKPTKAIPIEEVEPVESIIRRFVTGAMSFGSISPEAHETIALAMNRLGGMSNCGEGGEDPARYANIGKAGDISSAIKQVASGRFGVTAEYLANAKELQIKVAQGAKPGEGGQLPGYKVNEIIARVRHATAGVTLISPPPHHDIYSIEDLAQLIYDLRNANEQARISVKLVSEVGVGTVAAGVAKAKADVVLISGHDGGTGASPLTSIKYAGLPWELGIAEAQQTLRLNGLRDKIRVQVDGQMKTGRDVVIGALLGAEEFGFATTILVTLGCVMMRKCHDNSCPVGVATQDPRLRKCFKGKPEHIENFLRFLANEVREILASLGLRSIDEAVGRSDLLETNYAIEFWKSKNLDFSKIFEQVGDASLPRRSAGLAPRELAGAYDKKILAQVEPNIQSGEPVEIKMEIRNSDRSVGAMLANHIAKKYGHAGLPADTVKIDFTGVAGQSFGAFLPAGATFILEGEANDYMAKSLSGGTIVVRLPRDSKLDSSSNVIAGNVIGYGATSGKVFVNGKAGERFAIRNSGATFVVEGVGDHCCEYMTGGRVVCLGPTGFNFAAGMTGGFAYVYDELGNFDMRCNLQSVDLESVAEGSADDIELKSLIEDFYISTDSKRAKEILVNWENELPKFVKVFPIEYRKVLGKLVGGDEVKEKHV encoded by the coding sequence ATGCAACGAATACAAAACAGTTATTACCCGCAGCCCCAAGGGCTGTACAATGCATCTAACGAACACGACGCCTGCGGCGTCGGAATGGTAGCCGACATCAACGGCGTAAAAAAGCATTCCATTGTAGACAACGGCGTGCAGATTCTCGAACGCCTGATGCACAGGGGCGCGGTCGGCGGAGACTCGCAGACGGGCGACGGCGCGGGTATAATGGTTCAGATTCCCGACGAATTTTTTCGTGCGCAGATTTCTGGTTTGCCTAAGGCGGGCGAATATGCCGTCGGCATGATTTTCCTCCCGCGCGAGGAAGACCTTGCGCAAAAGTGCAGGGCGGTTGTGGAAGCGGCGGTCGCCGAAGAGGGAATGTCTATCATAGCATGGAGAAAAGTTCCCGTTGACGAATCGGCAATCGGGGGCGTCGCGCTTTCGACATGCCCGCGCATAGAGCAGGTTTTCGTTTCGGGGCGCGGCGAGCGCAGCGAGGCGGACTTCGAACGCGCCCTTTACATTTTGCGCCGCGTGATTGAAAAGAACATCGACGCCAAGACTTCCGCGGGCGACACATTCTACGTCTGCACGCTCTCGTGTCGCACGATAGTATATAAGGGACTTCTGAACGCCCCGCAGTTGAAGGCGTTCTATCCCGACCTCGCCGACAAGACTTTCAAGAGCGCAATCGCGCTCGTCCACCAACGTTATAGCACCAACACTTTCCCGACTTGGCAGCTCGCCCAGCCGTTCAGATATTTGGCGCACAACGGCGAAATCAACACGCTGCGCGGCAACATCAACCAGATGCGCTCGCGCGAGACGCACTTCGAATCGCCGCTGTTCGGCGAAAACATTTCCAAGGTAATCCCCGTAATCCGCGAAAACCAGAGCGACTCCGCCTGCCTCGACAACGCCGTAGAGCTTTACGCGTCGGCGGGCAGAAGCCTTGCGCACACAATGCTCATGCTTGTTCCGCAGGCGTGGGGCAAGAATTTCTACGTTAGCAAGGATATCGCTGGATTCTTCGAATACAACTCTGGCGTTTCCGAACCGTGGGACGGCCCTGCGGCTCTGGCGTTTACCGACGGCACAAAGGCGGGCGCGTTGCTCGACCGCAACGGCCTGCGTCCCGCCCGCTACACGATTTGCTCGGACGGTCTGTTCGTCTTGGCGTCGGAAACGGGCGTGCTCGACATTCCCGAAAACTTGGTGCTCCGCCGCGGCAAGCTCGGCGCGGGCGAGATGATCTACCTCGACCTCGAAAAGCACAGAATCCTTTTCGACAAGGAAATCAAGACGCTCGTTGCCCGCGCAAAGCCCTACCGCAGGTGGGTTGACGACAACCGCATTACCCTTAGCGGTATTTTCGAATCCGTGCCCGACCCGATTGTCGGCGAGAACCTCATTCAGCGCCAGAAGCTCTTCGGCTACACCGCCGAAGACATGGACATGATTCTGCGCCCGATGGCGGAAAATGGGCAGGAGCCGAACGGCTCGATGGGCAACGACGCGGCGTTGGCGGTTTTGTCCGACAAGGCGCAGCTGCTCTACGACTACTTCAAGCAGCTTTTTGCGCAGGTTACCAACCCGCCGATTGACCCGATTCGCGAGCAGCTTGTGATGAGCCTGATGACGTACATCGGCAACCAGGGCAACACGCTTGTGGAGCTTCCGTCGCACGCGCACCTCTTGAAGCTTCCGCACCCGATTCTCGCAAACCGCGACGTAAACTGCATTTGCACCTCGAAGGTCGAGAACTTTCAGGCGCGGAGAATCCTCGCCGAATTTTCGGCGGCGGGCGGCGCGCACGGCTTGGAGCTTGCCCTCGACAAAATCTGCGCCGAAGCCGAGCAGGCAGTCCGCGACGGCAAGAGCGTCATAATTTTGAGCGACAAGAACCTCTCCTACGGACACGCCCCGATACCGATGTTGCTAGCGGTTGCGGCGGTCAACAGACACCTTGTCGAAAAGAACATGCGCACAAGCGCGGGCATCGTGGCGGAAACGGGCGAGGCACGCGAAATCGCGCACTTCTGCCTGCTTTTGGGCTACGGCGCGACGGCAATCAACCCCTACTTGGCAATCGAAAGCATAGCCAACATGGTGGAAGAGGGTCGCATTAAGAACATCGACGCGGCGGGAGCGGTCGCCAACTACATCAAGGCGATTTGCAAGGGCATTTTGAAGGTAATGTCGAAGATGGGCATTTCCACGCTCCGCAGCTACCGTCAGGCGCAGGTGTTCGAGGCGGTCGGTCTCGGCGCGGACTTGGTGGACAAGTATTTTGCGCCCACGGCGTCGAGAGTCGGCGGAATCGGGCTTACGGAAATCGCGTCCGAGTCTCTTGCCCGCTACCACAACGCGCACTATCCGAAGCCGAACTTCGAAAATGTCCTCGAAAACGCAGGCAAGTACAAGTTCAAGAAGGACGGCGAACACCACCTCTGGACTCCGCAGACAATCACGCTTCTGCAACGCGCCGTCCGCGAAAACGACGAGGCGAAGTACCGCGAATACGCAAACTTCATCAACGACCAGTCGCACCACCTCTGCACGCTCCGCGGGCTGTTCAAGTTCAAGCCCACAAAGGCGATTCCGATTGAGGAGGTCGAACCCGTCGAATCCATTATCCGCCGCTTTGTAACGGGAGCGATGAGCTTCGGCTCAATCAGCCCCGAAGCGCACGAGACAATCGCGCTTGCCATGAACAGGCTCGGCGGAATGAGCAACTGCGGCGAGGGCGGCGAAGACCCCGCGCGCTACGCCAACATCGGCAAGGCGGGCGACATTTCGAGCGCAATCAAGCAGGTTGCAAGCGGACGTTTCGGCGTCACCGCCGAATACCTTGCTAACGCAAAGGAACTGCAAATCAAGGTGGCGCAGGGCGCGAAGCCCGGCGAGGGCGGACAGCTCCCCGGCTACAAGGTAAACGAAATCATCGCGCGGGTCCGCCACGCGACCGCCGGGGTAACGCTTATTTCCCCGCCGCCGCACCACGACATCTACTCAATCGAAGACTTGGCGCAGCTCATCTACGACCTGCGCAACGCAAACGAACAGGCGCGAATTTCCGTAAAGCTCGTTTCGGAAGTCGGCGTGGGAACTGTCGCCGCGGGCGTCGCAAAGGCTAAGGCGGATGTCGTGCTCATCAGCGGGCACGACGGCGGCACGGGCGCGTCGCCGCTTACAAGCATTAAGTACGCGGGTCTGCCGTGGGAACTCGGCATCGCCGAAGCCCAGCAGACGCTGCGCCTCAACGGACTGCGCGACAAGATTCGCGTTCAGGTTGACGGACAGATGAAGACGGGGCGCGACGTCGTAATCGGCGCGTTGCTCGGCGCGGAGGAATTCGGCTTTGCTACTACGATTCTCGTAACGCTCGGCTGCGTGATGATGCGCAAGTGCCACGACAATTCCTGCCCCGTCGGCGTCGCCACGCAGGACCCGCGTTTGAGAAAGTGCTTCAAGGGCAAGCCCGAACACATCGAAAACTTCCTGCGCTTCCTCGCAAACGAAGTCCGCGAAATCCTCGCGTCCCTCGGTCTGCGCTCAATCGACGAAGCGGTCGGCAGAAGCGACCTTCTCGAAACGAACTACGCAATCGAATTCTGGAAGTCGAAGAACCTCGACTTCTCCAAGATTTTCGAACAGGTCGGCGACGCGTCCCTGCCGCGCAGAAGCGCGGGACTCGCTCCGCGCGAACTCGCCGGCGCGTACGACAAGAAGATTCTCGCGCAGGTAGAGCCGAATATCCAGAGCGGCGAACCCGTCGAAATCAAGATGGAAATCCGCAACTCCGACCGAAGCGTGGGCGCAATGCTCGCAAACCACATCGCCAAGAAGTACGGCCACGCGGGGCTTCCCGCCGACACCGTGAAAATCGACTTTACCGGCGTTGCGGGGCAGAGCTTCGGAGCGTTCCTCCCTGCGGGGGCTACGTTCATTCTCGAAGGCGAAGCCAACGACTACATGGCAAAGAGCCTTTCGGGCGGCACGATAGTCGTGCGCCTGCCCAGAGACTCCAAGCTCGACAGCTCGTCGAACGTAATCGCGGGCAACGTCATAGGCTACGGCGCGACAAGCGGCAAGGTCTTCGTGAACGGCAAGGCGGGCGAGCGTTTCGCAATCAGAAACAGCGGCGCGACTTTCGTAGTGGAGGGCGTCGGCGACCACTGCTGCGAATACATGACCGGCGGGCGCGTAGTCTGCCTCGGCCCGACCGGCTTCAACTTCGCGGCGGGCATGACTGGCGGCTTCGCGTACGTCTACGACGAACTCGGAAACTTCGACATGCGCTGCAACTTGCAGTCGGTGGACTTGGAAAGCGTCGCGGAAGGCTCGGCGGACGACATCGAATTGAAGTCGCTCATCGAAGACTTCTACATCTCGACGGACTCCAAGCGCGCAAAGGAAATTCTTGTAAATTGGGAAAACGAACTGCCGAAGTTCGTCAAGGTCTTCCCGATTGAATACAGAAAAGTTCTCGGAAAGCTCGTCGGCGGCGACGAGGTGAAGGAGAAGCACGTCTAA